The Enterobacter asburiae genomic sequence ACGCCTACCGCTTCCCAGAGACGACGCACCTCGCGGTTACGGCCTTCGGTCAGGGTCACGTTGTACCACTGGTTAATGCCTTCCCCACCGGTAAATTTGATGGTTTTGAACGCCGCAGGACCGTCTTCCAGCTGAACGCCACGCGACAGATCGCGCAGTTTATTCTCATCAACCTGGCCAAATACGCGCACCGCATATTCACGTTCCACTTCACGGCTTGGGTGCATCAGACGGTTTGCCAGTTCACCATCGGTGGTGAACAGCAGCAGACCGCAGGTGTTTACGTCCAGACGACCGACGGCAATCCAGCGAGCGCCGCGCAGTTTAGGCAGACGGTCAAACACCGTCGGGCGACCTTCCGGGTCGTTGCGGGTGCACAGCTCGCCTTCCGGCTTGTAGTAAGCCAGCACGCGGCAGATCTGTTCAGCGGACTCTTTCACGGAGATGAGGTGACCGTCGATGCGGATCTTCAGCCCCGGTACGATTTCAACGCGGTCACCCAGCGTGGCGATTTTACCGTCCACACTCACGCGGCCCGCTTCAATAATGGCTTCGATTTCACGGCGTGAGCCGTGGCCGGCACGCGCCAGCACTTTCTGTAACTTCTCGCTCATTGAGCTTCCTCAGGTGTCGCCTTCACAGGCGTCGAATCAGGTCAAAAGAGGGCTGAGCCCTGCTTTGATGGCCGCGTAGTATATCTGCTTATACCTTTACAAGAAAGGCTTTACGTCACCCACGCCTTCACGAATCACTTCCGGTGCATCTTCGGTTAAGTCGACAACGGTGGTCGGCTGCTGGCCGAGATAGCCGCCGTGGATAATCAGCTCGACCACCTTCTCCAGACGATCTTTGATCTCTTCCGGATCGGACTCGGTAAACTCACTTCCGGGCAGCATCAGCGAGGTAGATAGCATCGGTTCGCCGAGGGTTTCCAGCAGCGCCTGCGCAATCGGGTTCGACGGCACGCGCATGCCGATGGTTTTACGTTTTTCCTGCAGCAGACGACGCGGTACTTCCTTCGTGCCCTTCAGGATGAAGGTGTAGTTACCCGGCGTGTTGTTCTTAATCAGGCGAAACGCCACGTTATCAACATACGCATAGGTCGACAGCTCAGAGAGATCGCGGCACATCAGGGTAAAGTTATGGCCGTCCGGCAGCTGACGAATACGGCAAATGCGCTCCATTGCCCCTTTATCTTCAATTTTACAGCCCAGCGCGTAACCTGAATCGGTCGGGTAGACAATCACGCCGCCTTTGCGGACGATCTCCACGGCCTGGTTGATCAGACGTGGCTGCGGGTTATCCGGATGGATATAGAAAAACTGACTCATACTTCCCTCTCTTCAATTTGCTGCGGCTGTTCCCAGAGCTGCCAGACCGGCTCAACGCCAGCGGGCAACCAGAGCTTGCGCCCCAGTTCGATCCACGCGCAGGGCTGATGGAAATCAGAGCCCTGTGAACCAAGCAGGCCGAACTGACGGGCATAGGTCGCGAGCTGCGCGCGCTCGTTGGGCGCCTGCTGACACTGGGCGACTTCCATCGCCTCGCCACCGCATTCGGCAAAGTGTGCCAGCAGCCTTTTCAGCCATTTAGCAGAAAGATTATACCGCCCCGGATGGGCCAGCACGGCCTTACCGCCAGAATGATGAATCACATCAATAGCTTGTTTTATTGTACACCACTGTGGCGGAACGTATCCGGTTTTACCGCGTGCCAGATACTTTTTAAAGACGTCGGCCATGTTCGTCGCTTTGCCCGCGTCGACCAGAAAACGGGCGAAATGACCGCGGGTAACCGCCCCGCCGTTCGCCATCTTTTGCGCGCCTTCCAGCGCGCCCGGAATATGCGCCTTTTCCAGACGCTCGCCGATCATCTCTGCGCGCTGATTGCGGCGCGTTTTTTGTTCTTGCAAAAATGCCGTAAGTGCCGGATGGTCTATATCGATGTTCAGGCCAACAATATGAATCTCATGGTTTTCCCAGACGGTCGAGATCTCGACGCCGGACACCAGATTCAGCGCCAGCCCGCTGCGGGCAATCTCGGCGCGCGCCGCCGGAATGGCATCAGTGGTATCGTGATCGGTTATCGCCAGCGTGCCGACGCGCATTTCAACGGCGCGATGAACCAGGGCTTCGGGTGTCAGCAGGCCATCAGAGGCCTGAGTATGGCTGTGTAAATCATAAATAATGGCGTAGGTGGTATCGCTCAAAGCACTTCCCATAACAGGTTAGAGACATCCGAAAACACCATGATACCGACTTAACGCGAAATTCTGAAATCAAGGGTTGACAACTCGCCATCGAACTAGTTAACTAGTACGCAAGTTCACACGAGAAAGGTATCTGAAAATGACAGCACATTTCACTCTGCACGGCTGGTGGCGCACTTCCTGATCTTCGGGCAGTGTCACGCGTCTGCGAAATGCAAACAGATACCTGCCCGCTACCCAGCGGGCTTTTTTTTGAACAAAATATGAGAACAACAACATGCAAACAGCCAAACCTCATCTCGAACTGCTGACCTGCGAGGCGGCCTATCGCCACAACCCGACTGCGCTGTTTCATCAGGTGTGCGGGGCTCGCCCGGCAACGCTGCTGCTGGAGTCTGCGGATATCGACAGCAAGGACGATCTCAAGAGCCTGCTGCTGGTCGACAGCGCGCTGCGCATTACCGCTTTAGGTGACACCGTCACCATCAAGGCATTGTCTGACAATGGCGCATCGCTGCTGCCGCTGCTGGATGCCGCCCTGCCGTCAGGCATTGAAAATGAACGTCATCCAGAAATGCGTATTCTGCATTTCCCGCCGGTGAGCCAGCTGCTGGACGAAGACGCGCGCCTCTGCTCCCTGTCCGTTTTCGATGCCTTCCGCCTGCTGCAGAACCTGGTCACCGTGCCGGAAGACGAGCGTGAGGCGATGTTCTTTGGGGGGCTGTTTGCTTATGACCTGGTCGCCGGATTTGAAGAGTTGCCGGAAACCGAGCAGGGTAATCGCTGCCCGGACTATTGCTTCTATCTGGCTGAAACGCTGCTGGTGATCGACCACCAGAAGCAATACACCCGCATCCAGGCAAGTCTGTTCACGCCCTCTCCCGCTGAGAAAAACCGTCTTGAGCATCGCATCGCTCAGCTGCAGCAGCAGATGACGGAAGCACCGCCCGCGCTGCCGGTGCAGCGCGTGGAGAAAATGACCTGCGAAGTTAACCAGACTGACGATCAGTACGGCGCCGTGGTTCGCCAGATGCAAAAGGCGATTCGCGCCGGGGAAATTTTCCAGGTCGTGCCGTCCCGTCGCTTCTCACTGCCCTGCCCGTCGCCGCTCGCAGCCTACGACGTGCTGAAAAAGAGTAACCCAAGCCCGTACATGTTTTTCATGCAGGACAACGAATTCACGCTGTTCGGCGCCTCGCCGGAAAGCTCGCTGAAATACGACGCCACCAGCCGTCAGATTGAGATCTACCCGATTGCCGGTACCCGTCCGCGCGGGCGTCGCGCCGACGGTTCCCTGGACCGCGATCTGGACAGCCGCATCGAACTGGAGATGCGTACCGACCACAAAGAACTCTCCGAGCACCTGATGCTGGTTGACCTGGCGCGTAACGATCTGGCACGCATTTGCACCCCAGGCAGCCGCTACGTGGCGGACCTGACCAAAGTCGACCGCTATTCGTTCGTGATGCACCTCGTCTCCCGCGTGGTCGGCGAGCTGCGCCATGACCTCGACGTGCTGCACGCCTACCGCGCCTGCATGAACATGGGCACCCTGAGCGGCGCGCCGAAAGTGCGCGCCATGCAGCTGATTGCCGCCGCCGAAGGACGCCGTCGCGGCAGCTACGGCGGCGCGGTGGGTTACTTCACCGCCCACGGCGATCTCGATACCTGCATCGTAATCCGCTCCGCCTATGTCGAAGACGGTATCGCCACCGTCCAGGCGGGTGCCGGGATTGTTCTTGATTCTGTTCCGCAGTCTGAAGCTGACGAAACGCGCAGTAAAGCCCGTGCGGTCCTTCGCGCCATTGCTACCGCACACCATGCACAGGAGATTTTCTGATGGCTGACATTCTGCTGCTCGATAATATCGACTCCTTTACCTATAACCTGGCAGATCAGCTGCGTGCGAATGGCCACAACGTTGTTATCTACCGCAACCACGTTCCGGCGCAGACCCTGATTGACCGTCTGGCAACCATGCAAAACCCGGTGCTGATGCTCTCCCCGGGGCCAGGCGCGCCGAGCGAAGCGGGCTGTATGCCGGAGCTGCTGACCCGCATGCGCGGCAAGCTGCCGATCGTCGGCATCTGCCTCGGCCATCAGGCGATCGTTGAAGCCTATGGCGGCTACGTTGGCCAGGCGGGTGAGATCCTGCACGGTAAAGCGTCCAGCATTGAACATGACGGCCAGGCGATGTTTGCCGGGCTGCCGAACCCGCTCCCGGTCGCGCGCTATCACTCGCTGGTTGGCAGCAATATTCCCGCCGGGCTGACGATCAACGCCTCGTTTGAAGGCATGGTGATGGCGGTGCGCCACGATGCGGACCGCGTCTGCGGCCTGCAGTTCCACCCGGAATCGATCCTGACCTCCCACGGCGCCCGCCTGCTGGAGCAGACTCTCGACTGGGCGTTACAGAAGCTGGAGCAGACCAACACCCTGCAGGCGATTCTGGAAAAACTGTACCAGGCGCAGACCCTGAGCCAGCAGGAGAGCCATCAGCTCTTCTCCGCCGTGGTTCGCGGCGAGCTGAAGCCTGAGCAGCTTGCAGCCGCGCTGGTGAGCATGAAGGTGCGCGGCGAAAGCCCGCAGGAGATTGCCGGTGCCGCCACGGCCCTGCTGGAAAATGCCGCCCCGTTCCCGCGCCCGGACTATCAGTTTGCCGATATTGTCGGTACCGGCGGTGACGGCAGTAACAGCATCAATATCTCCACCGCCAGCGCCTTCGTGGCGGCGGCGTGCGGTATGAAGGTCGCGAAGCACGGTAACCGCAGCGTTTCCAGCCGGTCAGGTTCTTCCGATCTGCTCGCCGCATTCGGTATTAACCTCGATATGAACGCCGAGCGTTCCCGCGAAGCGCTGGATGACCTGGGCGTCTGCTTCCTGTTTGCGCCGAAGTACCACACCGGTTTCCGCCACGCGATGCCGGTTCGTCAGCAGCTCAAAACCCGCACGCTGTTTAACGTGCTCGGCCCGCTGATCAACCCGGCTCATCCGCCGCTGGCGCTGATTGGCGTTTACAGCCCTGAGCTGGTTCTGCCGATTGCCGAGACGCTGCGCGTGCTGGGTTATCAACGTGCCGCCGTGGTGCACAGCGGCGGTATGGATGAGGTTTCTCTTCATGCCCCGACGCTGGTTGCCGAACTGCGCGACGGTGAAATCCTCAGCTATCAGCTGGAGGCTGCCGACTTCGGCCTTGCGCCATACCATCAGGAAGCGCTGGCAGGCGGTACGCCGGAAGAAAACCGTGACATTCTGACGCGCTTATTACAAGGTAAGGGAGAGGTCGCCCATGAGGCCGCCGTTGCTGTCAACGTCGCCATGCTGATGCGTTTGCACGGTGAGGAAGACCTGAAGGCCAACGTTCAAAAAGTTCTGGATGTACTGCGCTCCGGTGCAGCTTACGATCGCGTTACCGCACTTGCGGCAAGAGGGTAAAGAATGCAGACCGTTTTAGCGAAAATCGTTGCCGATAAGGCCATCTGGGTGGAAGCCCGCAAGCAACAGCAGCCGCTTGCCAGTTTCCAGAATGACGTCGTCCCGAGCAGCCGTCGTTTCTATGACGCCCTGCGGGGTACTCGCACCGCGTTTATTCTTGAGTGCAAAAAAGCGTCCCCGTCCAAAGGCGTTATTCGTGACGATTTCGACCCGGCGCGTATTGCCGGCATTTATAAGCATCATGCTTCAGCCATCTCCGTGCTGACGGATGAGAAATATTTTCAGGGCAGCTTCGACTTTCTGCCGATCGTCAGCGGCATCGCGCCGCAGCCGATCCTGTGCAAAGACTTTATTATCGACCCGTATCAGATCTGGCTGGCGCGCTTTTACCAGGCCGACGCCTGCCTGCTGATGCTCTCGGTGCTCGACGACGAGCAGTATCGCCAGCTTTCCGCCGTGGCGCACAGCCTGAACATGGGCGTACTGACCGAAGTGAGCAACGAAGAGGAGTTGGAGCGCGCGATTGCGCTGGAAGCCAAAGTGGTCGGCATTAACAACCGCGATCTGCGCGACCTGTCAATTGACCTTAACCGTACGCGTCAGCTGGCGCCGCGTCTGGGGTCTGGCGTCACGGTGATCAGCGAATCCGGCATTAACAGCTACGCTCAGGTGCGCGAGCTAAGCCACTTCGCCAACGGTTTCCTGATTGGCTCCGCCATGATGGAGCATGACGATCTCAATGCGGCCGTGCGTCGCGTGCTGCTGGGTGAAAACAAAGTCTGCGGCTTAACCCGCGAACAGGATGCCCAGGCCGCGTATGAAGCCGGGGCGATTTATGGCGGGCTGATCTTTGTGGACTCCTCTCCACGCGCGGTCAGCGAAGAGCAGGCGCGTAAGGTCATCGCAGCGGCTCCGCTCAGCTACGTGGGCGTTTTCCGCAACGCAGATATTGCAGACGTTGCGGCCAAAGCCGACGCATTATCCCTGAGCGCGGTGCAGCTCCACGGCGATGAAGACCAGAGCTACATCGATGCCCTGCGCACCGCGCTGGCACCACAGGTGCAGATCTGGAAAGCACAAAGCGTTGGCGATACGTTGCCCTCGCGTAACCTGAACCATGTGGATAAATACGTCCTCGATAACGGCCAGGGCGGTACCGGCCAGCGTTTTGACTGGTCGCTGCTGAACGGCGAAAAGCTGGACAACGTCCTGCTGGCGGGCGGATTAAGCCCGGATAACTGCGTAGAAGCGGCTAAAACCGGCTGCGCAGGCCTCGATTTCAATTCAGGCGTAGAGTCCCAACCGGGTATCAAAGATGCCAGCAAGCTGGCCTCGGTTTTTAAAACTCTGCGTGCATATTAAGGAAGAGAAGATGACGACATTACTTAACCCGTATTTTGGTGAGTTCGGCGGGATGTACGTCCCGCAAATCCTGATGCCCGCGCTGCGCCAGCTGGAAGAAGCGTTTGTCAGCGCGCAGAAAGATCCGGCGTTTCAGGCTGAATTTACCGACCTGCTGAAAAATTATGCCGGTCGTCCGACCGCGCTGACCAAATGCCGCAACCTGACGGAAGGCACCAAAACCACGCTGTATCTGAAGCGTGAAGACCTGCTGCACGGCGGCGCACATAAAACTAACCAGGTGCTGGGCCAGGCGCTGCTTGCGAAGCGTATGGGCAAAACCGAAATCATCGCCGAAACCGGTGCAGGCCAGCACGGCGTGGCCTCTGCGCTTGCCAGCGCCCTGCTCGGTCTGAAATGCCGCATCTATATGGGGGCGAAAGACGTTGAGCGTCAGTCTCCGAACGTCTTCCGTATGCGTCTGATGGGAGCAGAAGTGATCCCGGTGCACAGCGGCTCCGCGACGCTGAAAGACGCCTGTAACGAAGCGCTGCGCGACTGGTCTGGCAGCTACGACACCGCGCACTATATGCTCGGTACCGCGGCGGGCCCGCACCCGTTCCCGACTATCGTGCGCGAATTCCAGCGCATGATCGGTGAAGAGACCAAAGCGCAGATCCTTGAAAAAGAGGGTCGCCTGCCGGATGCGGTGATCGCCTGCGTCGGCGGCGGGTCTAACGCCATCGGCATGTTCGCAGACTTTATCGACGATACCAGCGTCGGTCTGATTGGCGTCGAGCCAGCCGGTCACGGCATTGAATCGGGTGAACACGGCGCGCCGCTGAAGCATGGCCGCGTGGGGATCTACTTCGGAATGAAATCCCCGATGATGCAAACCGATGAGGGCCAGATTGAAGAGTCTTACTCTATTTCTGCCGGCCTCGACTTCCCGTCCGTCGGACCGCAGCATGCGTTCCTGAACAGTATTGGCCGCGCGGACTATGTCTCCATTACCGATGACGAAGCGCTGGAAGCCTTTAAAACGCTGTGCCGCAGCGAAGGGATCATCCCGGCGCTGGAGTCTTCGCACGCGCTGGCGCATGCGCTGAAAATGATTAAAGAAAACCCGGAAAAAGAACAGCTGCTGGTGGTGAACCTTTCCGGCCGCGGTGACAAAGATATCTTCACCGTTCACGATATTCTGAAAGCACGAGGGGAAATCTGATGGAACGCTACGATAACGTATTTGCAGAGCTGAAATCCCGCCAGGAAGGCGCGTTCGTTCCCTTCGTCACCCTGGGCGATCCGGGCCCGGAACAGTCGCTGAAGATTATCGACACCCTGATTGAAGCCGGCGCCGACGCGCTGGAGCTGGGTATTCCGTTCTCCGATCCGCTGGCGGATGGCCCGACTATCCAGAACGCGACGCTGCGCGCATTTGCCTCCGGCGTGACGCCGACCCAGTGCTTCGAGATGCTGGCGGCGATTCGCCAGAAGCACCCGACCATTCCGATCGGCCTGCTGATGTACGCCAACCTGGTCTTTAACCGCGGTATTGATGAGTTCTATGCCGAGTGCGCGCGCGTGGGCGTCGACTCCGTTCTGGTGGCAGACGTGCCGGTTGAGGAGTCTGCGCCATTCCGTCAGGCGGCGATGCGTCATAACGTCGCCCCGATTTTCATCTGCCCGCCGAACGCCGATGACGCACTGCTGCGCCAGATTGCCTCTTACGGACGCGGGTATACCTACCTGCTCTCCCGCGCGGGCGTGACCGGTGCCGAGAATAAAGCGGCGTTGCCTCTGCATCATCTGGTGGAGAAGCTGGCCGAGTACCATGCCGCGCCTCCGCTACAGGGGTTTGGGATTTCATCCCCGGATCAGGTCACCGCAGCGATTGACGCGAAGGCGGCTGGTGCCATCTCCGGCTCCGCGATTGTGAAGATCATCGAAAAGAACGTGGACAAGCCAGAGCAGATGCTGGCTGAGCTGAAAGCGTTTGTGACCGCAATGAAAGCGGCGACGCATAAAGCATAACCTCTCTACCGTCTGGCTTCCTGCCAGACGGTTCCTCTTCCTGGTTATCACTCTTCATGCTTCTGACGTGCGGGCTGCTATTTAAGAACGCAATTGACAGGCCAGTAATGATGAATGCTTCAATTATGCTTTATTAATAACGTTTCCGGGGCGGACATCGGGACTTACCAATTTGTAAAGTACCGGCAGCATGGACCAAATCAGCTAAAGTACGAACCTGCATTTTATCCATAACCCGACGTCGATGGACCTTCACGGTAATTTCTGATATGCCCAGTTCAGATGCAATTTGTTTGTTTTGCAGGCCGTTAATCGCCAACTCAAAGGTCTGCTTCTCGCGCCGTGTCAATGCCTGATAGTTTTTACAAAGCTCGAATATTCTTTGCTGCTCTAAAAAATTATTGGTCGCTTCGATTAGCACATCTTTCACGACATTGATAAGTTGTTCCGGTTCGACGGGCTTAGTCAAAAAGTCCCGAACGCCTGCTTTCATCGCTTGTACGCAGAGTGGGATAGAGTTGGTCATAGTCAGGATAATTATCGGTATTGTACAGCCACGTTCCTTCAGGGCCTCTATCACATCGAAACCGTTAGTGTCTGAGGTGTTAATTTCAAGTATTAAGCATGAGGGATGATCAACTATGGGGCAGGAGAGAAATTCTTCGGCATTTTTGAAGTCAAAAGTTTGATAACCTATCGCCATTAACAATTTAACCACATACAGCCTATATGCATCATCATCATCGATAACATAAACAACATCTTCCATATCACTCTCTCCTCACCAGTCCTTCGACGTACATAATACGAACGGAGGCGTCCATTCACAAAAAATTTTAGGATTGCCAGCCTCTATGTCTGATATCGTTTAATAACCGGAAGTAACAAAATCAAAGACTAACAATCCGTATGCGAATATTCTAATTTAGCAAAGGCAATTAGCATGAGGATATTCTGAAAAAAAGATACATATAAAAGTCGTTTTTGAGCAGCGGTACTGTTAAAACGCATCCTTCAAGCAAACCCTTTTGTATATATTTGACTCATATCGCGGAAATTATCTTAGCTCTGTCGTTTTAAGATGCAGTTTTTATATCTGCAAGGTGGTTAAGCTGAATAAGAGTGCGTTTTTGGTATTAACGCCGATTCAGGATCCACCCGCACTCCAGCCAGAGTCTCTGTCAGAGCATCGGGTATATCAACGGCTCTTGCTGCTCTGAATTCCGCAGCCGTGCCGAGAATCCAAACGCAGCACGGTTTAATGACTGAGGTCATAAAAAGAGGCGGTATTTTGGAGAAAAGGTTTGGAGAGGTTTTGAGGCAAACGAAAAAGATATATATTCCAGTCCGTTAAATTCACTTACACCTTCTGAGTTCAGAGGCTTATTCATGTCATGGCACGCCTTCAAACAGACTTACCTGGTTAAGTTCTGGTCACCTGTTCCGGCCGTTATCGCGGCAGGCATTCTCTCTACCTACTATTTCGGCATCACCGGCACCTTCTGGGCCGTGACCGGCGAGTTCACCCGCTGGGGTGGTCAATTGCTACAGCTCGCTGGCGTGCATACCGAAGAGTGGGGTTACTTTAAACTCATTCATCTGGACGGCACGCCGCTTACCCGCATCGACGGGATGATGATCATCGGCATGTTCGGCGGCTGTTTCGCGGCGGCGCTGTGGGCAAACAACGTTAAGTTGCGGATGCCCAAAAGCCGGATTCGCATAATGCAGGCGGTGGTCGGCGGTATCATTGCCGGGTTTGGCGCCCGTCTGGCGATGGGCTGTAACCTGGCCGCTTTCTTTACGGGGATTCCTCAGTTTTCGCTTCACGCCTGGTTCTTTGCTGTCGCCACGGCCATCGGCTCTTACTTTGGCGCAAAATTCACCCTGCTGCCGCTGTTCCGCATTCCGGTGAAAATGACAAAAGTCAGCGCAGCATCACCGTTAACCCAGAAGCCAGACCAGGCGCGTCGTCGTTTCCGCCTCGGTATGCTGGTCTTTTTGGCTATGGTCGCCTTGGCGCTTTGCACTGCGATGAATCAGCCCAAACTCGGCCTGGCGATGCTGTTCGGCGTGGGTTTTGGTCTGCTCATTGAACGCGCGCAGATCTGCTTTACCTCCGCGTTTCGCGATATGTGGATCACTGGCCGTACGATGATGGCGAAGGCGATTATCGCCGGGATGGCGGTCAGCGCCATCGGTATCTTCAGCTATGTTCAGCTCGGCGTTGAACCGAAAATCATGTGGGCTGGTCCTAATGCGGTGATTGGCGGCCTGCTGTTTGGCTTCGGGATTGTGCTGGCTGGCGGGTGTGAAACCGGCTGGATGTACCGCGCCGTTGAAGGTCAGGTGCATTACTGGTGGGTGGGCCTGGGAAATGTTATCGGCTCGACGCTCCTGGCATACTTCTGGGACGATCTGTCTCCCGCGCTTGCCACGAGTTGGGACAAGGTCAACCTGCTGAACACCTTCGGCCATCTCGGCGGCCTGCTTGTCACCTACGCCCTGTTGCTGGTCGCTTTTTTACTGGTTGTCGCGCAGGAGAAACGCTTCTTCCGTCGTGCGAGTGTTAAAACAGAAACCCAGGAGAATGCTGCATGAAAGAGATCGTGCCCGATTACCGTCTGGATATGGTCGGTGAACCCTGCCCTTATCCGGCGGTTGCCACGCTTGAAGCCCTACCGCAGCTCAAAAAAGGGGAAATTCTGGAAGTGGTCAGCGACTGTCCGCAGTCCATCAACAACATTCCGCTGGATGCGAAAAACCACGGCTATACGGTGCTGGATATCCAGCAGGATGGCCCGACCATTCGCTATTTGATTCAAAAATGATCGCCCAGGCCTCGCGAGGGGCCTTTATCGCATTGAATTATAAGACATCTTGATCCACGGCAAAAACGCGATTTTTGACTTAAGTAAAATCTCACTTCCCTTTTGAAGGAGGTTTTCGCGGTTTGATGTATTTACGAGCTTTACTGGTTTTCGCCTTATTGATTCCCTTCCATGCGCTGTCCCTGAATTTCTCTTCAACCTTCCTGCGCCTTAATTGTCCGCAAAGAGGACTTGTCGAGGTTATTCTGCACGTTTATGACCATACCCAGGAACGATGGCGCGGTCATTTTGAAACCGGCGCGGGACATAAACGTGCGGGTGATACCGAAATCATCCCGTTTGCCAACGGCGATATTCTCTTTCATTCCCTGTCCAGCGACGCTTTCAGCTATTTATATGATGGGGAAAATATCCTGAGGCACTGCGTAAAGCTTGATGAGCGGCCGGTTTATCCGTCGTTTTGAAGTGAGCAAAGCAAACTGGCCACCCTGTGGCCAGTTTGACGGGGGATCAGAAACGATAACCCGCAGAGAACATAAACACCCACGGATCCAGGCGAGTATTGATACTTTGCTGCTGACCGCCCGCCTTGAAGCGTACGTCCGTATCAATATCCATGTAC encodes the following:
- the rluB gene encoding 23S rRNA pseudouridine(2605) synthase RluB, giving the protein MSEKLQKVLARAGHGSRREIEAIIEAGRVSVDGKIATLGDRVEIVPGLKIRIDGHLISVKESAEQICRVLAYYKPEGELCTRNDPEGRPTVFDRLPKLRGARWIAVGRLDVNTCGLLLFTTDGELANRLMHPSREVEREYAVRVFGQVDENKLRDLSRGVQLEDGPAAFKTIKFTGGEGINQWYNVTLTEGRNREVRRLWEAVGVQVSRLIRVRYGDILLPKGLPRGGYTELDLTQTNYLRELVGLTPETTSKVAVEKDRRRMKANQIRRAVKRHSQVSSSRRSGSRNNNG
- a CDS encoding L-threonylcarbamoyladenylate synthase, coding for MSQFFYIHPDNPQPRLINQAVEIVRKGGVIVYPTDSGYALGCKIEDKGAMERICRIRQLPDGHNFTLMCRDLSELSTYAYVDNVAFRLIKNNTPGNYTFILKGTKEVPRRLLQEKRKTIGMRVPSNPIAQALLETLGEPMLSTSLMLPGSEFTESDPEEIKDRLEKVVELIIHGGYLGQQPTTVVDLTEDAPEVIREGVGDVKPFL
- the rnm gene encoding RNase RNM, with product MSDTTYAIIYDLHSHTQASDGLLTPEALVHRAVEMRVGTLAITDHDTTDAIPAARAEIARSGLALNLVSGVEISTVWENHEIHIVGLNIDIDHPALTAFLQEQKTRRNQRAEMIGERLEKAHIPGALEGAQKMANGGAVTRGHFARFLVDAGKATNMADVFKKYLARGKTGYVPPQWCTIKQAIDVIHHSGGKAVLAHPGRYNLSAKWLKRLLAHFAECGGEAMEVAQCQQAPNERAQLATYARQFGLLGSQGSDFHQPCAWIELGRKLWLPAGVEPVWQLWEQPQQIEEREV
- the trpL gene encoding trp operon leader peptide: MTAHFTLHGWWRTS
- a CDS encoding anthranilate synthase component 1 encodes the protein MQTAKPHLELLTCEAAYRHNPTALFHQVCGARPATLLLESADIDSKDDLKSLLLVDSALRITALGDTVTIKALSDNGASLLPLLDAALPSGIENERHPEMRILHFPPVSQLLDEDARLCSLSVFDAFRLLQNLVTVPEDEREAMFFGGLFAYDLVAGFEELPETEQGNRCPDYCFYLAETLLVIDHQKQYTRIQASLFTPSPAEKNRLEHRIAQLQQQMTEAPPALPVQRVEKMTCEVNQTDDQYGAVVRQMQKAIRAGEIFQVVPSRRFSLPCPSPLAAYDVLKKSNPSPYMFFMQDNEFTLFGASPESSLKYDATSRQIEIYPIAGTRPRGRRADGSLDRDLDSRIELEMRTDHKELSEHLMLVDLARNDLARICTPGSRYVADLTKVDRYSFVMHLVSRVVGELRHDLDVLHAYRACMNMGTLSGAPKVRAMQLIAAAEGRRRGSYGGAVGYFTAHGDLDTCIVIRSAYVEDGIATVQAGAGIVLDSVPQSEADETRSKARAVLRAIATAHHAQEIF
- the trpD gene encoding bifunctional anthranilate synthase glutamate amidotransferase component TrpG/anthranilate phosphoribosyltransferase TrpD encodes the protein MADILLLDNIDSFTYNLADQLRANGHNVVIYRNHVPAQTLIDRLATMQNPVLMLSPGPGAPSEAGCMPELLTRMRGKLPIVGICLGHQAIVEAYGGYVGQAGEILHGKASSIEHDGQAMFAGLPNPLPVARYHSLVGSNIPAGLTINASFEGMVMAVRHDADRVCGLQFHPESILTSHGARLLEQTLDWALQKLEQTNTLQAILEKLYQAQTLSQQESHQLFSAVVRGELKPEQLAAALVSMKVRGESPQEIAGAATALLENAAPFPRPDYQFADIVGTGGDGSNSINISTASAFVAAACGMKVAKHGNRSVSSRSGSSDLLAAFGINLDMNAERSREALDDLGVCFLFAPKYHTGFRHAMPVRQQLKTRTLFNVLGPLINPAHPPLALIGVYSPELVLPIAETLRVLGYQRAAVVHSGGMDEVSLHAPTLVAELRDGEILSYQLEAADFGLAPYHQEALAGGTPEENRDILTRLLQGKGEVAHEAAVAVNVAMLMRLHGEEDLKANVQKVLDVLRSGAAYDRVTALAARG
- the trpCF gene encoding bifunctional indole-3-glycerol-phosphate synthase TrpC/phosphoribosylanthranilate isomerase TrpF; translated protein: MQTVLAKIVADKAIWVEARKQQQPLASFQNDVVPSSRRFYDALRGTRTAFILECKKASPSKGVIRDDFDPARIAGIYKHHASAISVLTDEKYFQGSFDFLPIVSGIAPQPILCKDFIIDPYQIWLARFYQADACLLMLSVLDDEQYRQLSAVAHSLNMGVLTEVSNEEELERAIALEAKVVGINNRDLRDLSIDLNRTRQLAPRLGSGVTVISESGINSYAQVRELSHFANGFLIGSAMMEHDDLNAAVRRVLLGENKVCGLTREQDAQAAYEAGAIYGGLIFVDSSPRAVSEEQARKVIAAAPLSYVGVFRNADIADVAAKADALSLSAVQLHGDEDQSYIDALRTALAPQVQIWKAQSVGDTLPSRNLNHVDKYVLDNGQGGTGQRFDWSLLNGEKLDNVLLAGGLSPDNCVEAAKTGCAGLDFNSGVESQPGIKDASKLASVFKTLRAY
- the trpB gene encoding tryptophan synthase subunit beta; protein product: MTTLLNPYFGEFGGMYVPQILMPALRQLEEAFVSAQKDPAFQAEFTDLLKNYAGRPTALTKCRNLTEGTKTTLYLKREDLLHGGAHKTNQVLGQALLAKRMGKTEIIAETGAGQHGVASALASALLGLKCRIYMGAKDVERQSPNVFRMRLMGAEVIPVHSGSATLKDACNEALRDWSGSYDTAHYMLGTAAGPHPFPTIVREFQRMIGEETKAQILEKEGRLPDAVIACVGGGSNAIGMFADFIDDTSVGLIGVEPAGHGIESGEHGAPLKHGRVGIYFGMKSPMMQTDEGQIEESYSISAGLDFPSVGPQHAFLNSIGRADYVSITDDEALEAFKTLCRSEGIIPALESSHALAHALKMIKENPEKEQLLVVNLSGRGDKDIFTVHDILKARGEI